From the Desulfobacterales bacterium genome, the window CGGCCTTAAACCCTGCGCTGATGCGAAAACCCGGGGGGAAATACAAAATAGACAATATCGATAAAGTATGGCGTAAGGCGTCTGAGGTTATTGACGATCCGTGTTTTGGCCTCAAAGCCGCTGAGGTATGGCATCCTTCTAATTTCGACGCCCTGGGGTATGCCATGCTGGCCAGCAACACTTTAAGGACATCACTTGATCGGATGGTTCGTTATATCGGTTTTATCTCGGATGAAGATTTCGTGGTGTTAGATGAGACTGAAGAAGGACTCAGGCTCACTTTGGTCATGGGCCATACAAATATTGAGAAGCCTGAGCAAAATGACGCTGCGCTGGCGGTTACATTGAGCATGTGCCGGATGAACTATATCGAAGATCTGGCACCGGTGTCGGTGACCCTGGTACATCCCAAGCCTTCCTGTTCGGCCAGGTACTTTGAATATTTCCGCTCGCCGGTTTTATTTGAAGGGCCCGCTTACAGCTTAACATTACCTATGGAAGCGGTTGATAAAATTCTGCCGGGTTCAAACCCGCAACTTGCCGAGCTCAATGATCAGGTCATGATCGAGTACCTTGCAAAGCTGGATCAAGATGAAATTGCCCATAAGGTCAAAGCAATGATCATCGACCAGCTTCCTTCGGGGGGCGTCACCAATGAAACTGTGGCCCGGGCATTGAATATGAGTTCCCGCAGTTTGCAGCGCGAACTTCAAAGTGCCGGCACGACTTTTAATACGCTTTTGAATGAGATACGTCAGGATCTGGCGCAAAAATATTTAAGAGAAAAAGATTCCAGCATGACTGAAATTGCCTTTTTGCTGGGCTTTTCAGAATCCAGCGCCTTTTCCAGGGCGTTCAAGCGCTGGATGGGGGTATCTCCGTACAAATATCGCAAGGCTTCGTGACTTCTAACTAAACTAAAAACTAAATGGGGTCGGGCCACGGTAAGTAATTAATAATTTTATAAAAGAGCTAAAAATAAGACCCAAAATGGCTTGGTTTTAATAATTTTTTAATATAAAATCAAATACTTATCATGTTCCTACCCCATCATACATCATTCTCATTATATTGGTGAATTTAAAGCGGCTGGCACAGCTCGATGGTAATGTCCTCAGGACCCTTGAAGAAGGCGATTTTCATATTGGGTATTTCTTTGGGCGGCATAAAAAAGGAATAGCCCTTCGCTGTGAGGTCTTCAAAGGCCTTTTGGACATCTTCCACCTCAAGACCGATATGGTCAAAGCCATATGCCGATTGAGAAGCGTCTCCCGCCATTTGTTCGTCTTCTCTGGCCACGCGGAGGTTAATGGTGGCGCCGTCAAGCTCAAGTGATGCCCCGTCGGCGGTGCCGAATTTTCGGCGATCGATCAACCGGGCCGCCAGGACTTCCGTGAAAAAGGCAATCATTCCTTCAAGATCCTTGCAGATGATATGAACATGATGAAAGCGATAAGACATAAGCAACCCCCCAAATTGTAATCGACCACAAGTTAAAAAATAAAGAAACGGGAATATTCGTTGCAGCAGGGCTTCTTTTTATATAATTTCTATCGGGACGGCAAGCAACCCCTAAAGAAACTGAATTAAACCATACAAGATGCAGCCGAATAGCCGCAAAGATCCTCTAAAAATACTATCGTACGGACATCGCAGAATTTTCGGTTTCCTGATGGCGCTCATTTTTTTGCTGGTGATCGCAGGGGCGGCTTCCATTCCCTTCTTTTTTGAATCCTCATCGATTCTTTACAAATTCGGTGTTGACCGCGTTCTGTTGCTCACGGGGCAAGTGCTGGGGCTGGTTGCGGGCTGTCTGCTGCTGATCCAGGTGATCCTGGCCGCACGCTTAAAATTTTTGGACCGGGTTTTGGGTCTCGACCGCTTGTTTCGATATCATCGCTTGAGCGGAATCATCATTGCCGTTATGGTGATCATCCACCCGATAACGATATTTATTGCCGATGACCGCATTTCCATCCCCCTGCAATGGCGCTACTGGCCGGAGTTTGTGGGCCTGTTTCTGATGCTGCTGATCATAATCATGGTAGTGACCAGTGTTTGGCGAATTGGGCTGGGGCTTGCTTTTCACCGCTGGTGGCCGATTCACCGCTGGGCGGCGATCATCGCTGTGATTGCATTCGGGGTGCATGTGCTGTCGGTCAACGATACCTTCAAGCAAAGGCTGCCGCAGATGCTGGCGATTGCAGCCCTTATTTTGTGCGGGCTGATCTTTTTGTGGATCCGAACCCGTACCCTCAGAAACCGGCGCAAACCGCTGCAGGTAGCAGCTGTTGAAGACGCTGCTGCGGATGCGCTGCGTCTGAAGCTGGTTGCAGATGACCCGCACCTGCCGGCTCATCTGCCCGGACAGTTTGGTTTCATCACCCTTTCATCCGCTGCAGTTTCAAGCGAGGCGCACCCCTTTACCATCGTTTCCAGCCCAACCAAAGCCGATGGCCTTGAATTCATTGTGCGCACCAGCGGAGATTGGACCGCTCAATTAAAACACTTACAGCCCCAGGACCGGGTTTACCTCGACGGCCCCTACGGGCTGTTCAGTCATCTGCGGGTTGCCGACTCAACAGAACTCATTATGATTGCCGGCGGCATCGGCATCACTCCGATGCTCAGCATGTTGCGCTATATGGCCGACCACAATGACCCGCGCACGATAACGCTGATCTGGAGCAATCAAAGCCCGGAGCATATCGTTTTGCCGCATACGTTTGAAAAGCTGGCAGCACGATTGAACGGGCTGCGTATCGTGCATGTGATGACCCGGGTTGCTGAATTTGAAGGTGAACAAGGGCGTCTGGATCGGCCCATGCTCAAAAGGTTCCTTTCCGATTGCAGCCGCAACGCAGCCGTATTCGTTTGCGGCCCCGATCAAATGATGAAAGCCGTGCGCTCTTTTCTGGTGTCGCTGGGATTTGAGCGGCGCGTCGTTTTCATGGAAAGCTTCAGTCTTTAAGTCCCCATCGTTGACACCGCCACCGCGATCCTTATCATTTTTTTATTAATGCCAGATAAACCTGGGTTTCAACATAAGGAACAGCAACCGATCCAACCGGTATGAAGACCGAAGCGACGCCTGAAAAGAGGAGAAAAACATGAAACCGATGCTTTATGCGATTATTACGGTCATGGCCATTTCATTTACTGTCAGTGATGCAGCGGCTGAACTTCAAAAATGGGACATCGATAAAGGCCATTCAAACGTCTATTTTGATGTCCGCCACACCTATGCAATGGTCAGGGGGAAATTTGAGGATTACTCCGGATCGGTGCAGTTTGATGCCGACAACATGGAAATGGGCAACATCAGCCTTGAGGTGCGCACCAAAAGCGTCAACACCGGGATTGCCAATCGGGACAATCATCTGCGCGCCGATGAGTTTTTTGGCGTCAAAAAATACCCGACCATGACCTTTGTGTCCAGCGGGGTCAAACAGAAGGAGGGCAACCAGTACCTTGTAGAGGGGGATCTGACCATTAAGGGCAAAACCCGGAAAGTCGCGATGCCGTTTACGTTTTTTGGCTCGCGGGAAAACCCCTTAAAAAAGGGGCAGCAGGTTGCCGGATTTGAAGCCCGCTTTTCCATCAACCGGCTGGATTACGGGGTGGGACCGGGCAAATACGTTGAGATGGGCACCATCGGCAATCAGGTTGATATTCTGGTTACCCTGGAGGTGGTCAGATAACCGCATATCACCCCACATAAGATCGCTGTTAAAATTTAAAAAATTGCATCTTATCAAGTTCAAGTGCCACCCAGGTCAACATCGCAGACCAGGCAACGAATATCATGAAACGATAAAGTTTTATGACCATATCCCATCCCCCCTTGCATGGAGAGCGCTGTACTGCGTACTGGCACTCAGTACGCTGGTGTTAATTTTTCAAATAGGCAAATTGAACCACCTGAGGCCAGATCTTGAACTTGTCTGTTTGCGGTCGTTGTGCCGAAACGGCCGCTGCCTGCATCACATGCTGTTGTCCCAATGTCTGTTCCATCACCGAAACCAACCGATCTTTGAGAACTCCGTAGGAAAAGTGTTTTCTGGCAACCGCATAATTGTGGGCCACCATTTCTGCTTCTCTGTGGGGCGATTCCAAAATGTCTCTGACGGCCTGCACGGTTTCTGCGCCTAAGTTCCCGTCCATGGTCAGCAAATCAAATCCTTTGGGCTCAATATCGCTGACAAAGGTGGCGTAACGGTTAACCAGCATCGGCTTTTTAAAATAGATGGCTTCTAAAAGGGCATTGCCAAAACCTTCATTCAGGCTGGGAAACGTCACAAAGTCAGCATGGGCGTAGATGTTCCAGAGGCTATGCCCATTTACGCGCTGTCTGGCATGCTGCCAGGGGCTGGCAATCGGTTTTTGGGCCAGGCGCAGATCGACACCGCTGTCGAGGGCATAATGTTTAATGCGAGCCGCATAATCCCAGCCCTCATCTCCGGCTTCGTGGGAGATAAGCAGTTTATACCGCGGACTTTGCAAACCCTTGACCAGATCGATGGCATGCTCGATACCCTTGCGCTCAATAATGCGGGTGGGTTGCAAAATTGTTTTCTGATTCGGTTTTAGTCCAAAGGATGCCAGAAAACTGGTATAACCCCTACGGCGGCTGGGTGGGGGGTTATCAAAATCGAGCACATTGGGAATAATGGCGGCCGCAATGCCGCACCGGCGGGCAAGCGCCTTTTGTGCAACCGAATTGATGACGACATGCTGGATGCTGGCGTGTTTGGGTGGAAAGCACGCTTGTAGGTATTTGCCGACGGCATTGGTCTGCAAACGCTTTCGCTCCCAGTAAAAATCATGATGATGAGCAATGGTGGGTACCTGAGATTCGGCTATCAGTTCTGTTAGGGCCAAACCGAGGGGAATGTTCAAGGGAATGGCCAGCGCATTTTCAACAATGAGCAGGTCGATATGGAATTGATCGATAAAATCCTGCAGCCGGGTCTTTAAAACCTTTTTCAGGTTTTCTATCGATCCGGTGACCGATGCTGCTCGATTTGTTTTTCCGAAAACCTGCCGGTTTATCCATAAATTGTAGGGATGCTTAAAATGCGCCTCTGGTGCTAAATAGCTTTTTTCCGGATCTTTATCCAGCTCGCCGGCAAACCAAAAGCAGTTGAATCCCTCGCTTTCCAGCACATCGCCCCACTTGCCCGCTTCCAGAGAAACCCCGTCTAAACCCGCAAAACGGGTCGATACAAAACCGATGTTCTTAACCATTCCGCATTTCCTCCGACCTTATTTATGAATTTGCCTGTGATACGGGTTAGATGATCCACAAGAATGTGTTCCTGTGAAACAATTGGCGGGATTGTTTGCATCAATGATGCAATGTGATGATGTAATTCCTCAAAGGAGATGTTGTGGACGCAAAGGAACACCCGTATCACCCCCCTGGCGCTAATCTTTGCAAAATTCATGCTAAAGTAGTTTGTTTAAGTTAAAAAAATAATATAATGAAAACAATTATTTATAATGGCACCAGATGCATAATGATGCGCGCACGGTAAGGTTTTTCCTGAAATTATGTAATTCATTTCCCAACTATGCTGGCCCCAGAGTTTCATATAATCCTTAAGTTAATGCCTGACATACCGATAACCTTGATTGAGTATGGTCTCACGATGGTGCGACGTACTCACACGATCGGGGTGGTTCTCAGGAGCCACCCCGAAACTGTTTTTAGACCTATCTCAAAAATGTATCTAATGCTCAATGGCTGCGTTATCCAGGATAAATGGATTACACGTCTATTTTATGAAAAGTATGGTGTGCATTAAACCGATTCGAAATGCTCGAATATTATTCCGCCGGAGGCGGACGCCACTTACGAATCGGTATACGCCTTGCTTTGTTGAACACCTTAATGTGCTTAGATCAGATGTGAAATCCCACATTCATGCGGGGGACGTGATCTACTATTTTTGAGATAGGTTTTGTAAATAAGACAATTTACTCTCCAGCCGATATGGAGTGGAGATGGGTTCGGCCATGATCACCAACCCAGAAGCTCATGGTATCGGTCCAGGGGTGGCTTCCGCGCGGGAAGCCACCCCAAAACAAATCTTTGAATCTCTTTTGAATCATCATGGGCGGTCAACCTTTGAGCGCCCTTTTGATACAAAATCCCCCCAGCGCCGGCCGCGTGTCGCGGTTTTCAATCGGGCGGTTAAATCACCCCTGTGGTTCTTGTGTTAAACATCTGTAAATTTGTAACCTATTAAATTTATATTTATTTTTCTATTGACATATACCACATTGTGGTATAATCTAAGCCCTGCTCAAATGCCGTCCGACTGAAGTGCCATCCATACTCCCATTTTGAATATTATCGTCCAACACCCCGTGGAACGATAATCGCACTTCCATTTAACTTGAAAGCCCTTCACAGCGTGTTGTGGTCAAATTGAAAGGAGGTCGGCATGCCTGTTACCCTTATTAGCCACGATTTTTTACGCGAAACCATTCACAATGAAATCCCGCTTGCCAAAGGATTTGAGCATCTCTCAAAAGCCCTAGTTGATAATGCCAGCAACCGTATTGCGGCAGCGTTGCGCGGCGATTCAGACGATGACCGCTTAATCGAGTCCCTGGATAAATTTAAAAAAAGCCTGATTGCCAAAGCCCGGAACGATAAAAATAAAATCCCGGCGCAGAAGGTATCTGATTTTTTTGACCGTTACCTGGCTGTCAGAGCGCAAACGCTGGAAAGCCCGCCAGCTGATGAAAACGATATAACCGAGGCCGTCGGGCAGATCCTCAGCGATTTGAAAGGTCGCATCGGTGAGGTGGTTGCGCATCAAAAAGGGGCCGGGCTGGTAGTCGTCGGCGAAGATGTTGATTCAAAAGATAAAGCCCTTGAGAAATACAAAACGTCCAACGAAAACATCATTGTAGTGGACCCGGGCGAAGCAGATGGCGGCAAACAACCTGAAAAAGGCGTTCCGGCCGAGATTTTTGGCGAGCAAATCGACGACTCTGGATTTGATTGGCATCTTACCGAAATTGTAAAACGGCTCTATTGCGAAGAGGAAACACCCGAATTAGGCAAAGATGATATTATCCTGCAGGGAACTTTTGTCTACCGCGGTATTGGCCCCGAGAGCTTGAAAATAAGTCCGGCCGAAGTGGATTACGGCCAGGGCGATTCGCACTTTTACCTGCGCCCGCCCAATACAGTGCCGCACACTGGCAAACGGCCGATCGTGCTTATTGATGAGGGGACCAGCCTGTACATTTCCACCCACCTGATCACCGAATCCGATCAATGGACGGAGCTGGCCGAAATCCTTGCCGGATTCCTGTCAAACGCCGTCAGCAACCCTTTCTCTCAATTAAGCAGCGCGTTCAGCGGCGCAGCCAGTGGGGTTGCGCTCGGACTCGGCACGGGCACAGCAGTGGCCGGAGCCGCACTGGATGGGCTGACCAACCATTTGTCCAATGATTTGCTGAATAAAGCAGGCAAAAAGGTTTATGACACCATTTACGACCTGATTT encodes:
- a CDS encoding AraC family transcriptional regulator; this encodes MIYPANKASIMHVLWNILEAYKIDPKPLFQEAALNPALMRKPGGKYKIDNIDKVWRKASEVIDDPCFGLKAAEVWHPSNFDALGYAMLASNTLRTSLDRMVRYIGFISDEDFVVLDETEEGLRLTLVMGHTNIEKPEQNDAALAVTLSMCRMNYIEDLAPVSVTLVHPKPSCSARYFEYFRSPVLFEGPAYSLTLPMEAVDKILPGSNPQLAELNDQVMIEYLAKLDQDEIAHKVKAMIIDQLPSGGVTNETVARALNMSSRSLQRELQSAGTTFNTLLNEIRQDLAQKYLREKDSSMTEIAFLLGFSESSAFSRAFKRWMGVSPYKYRKAS
- a CDS encoding VOC family protein, whose product is MSYRFHHVHIICKDLEGMIAFFTEVLAARLIDRRKFGTADGASLELDGATINLRVAREDEQMAGDASQSAYGFDHIGLEVEDVQKAFEDLTAKGYSFFMPPKEIPNMKIAFFKGPEDITIELCQPL
- a CDS encoding ferredoxin reductase family protein; amino-acid sequence: MALIFLLVIAGAASIPFFFESSSILYKFGVDRVLLLTGQVLGLVAGCLLLIQVILAARLKFLDRVLGLDRLFRYHRLSGIIIAVMVIIHPITIFIADDRISIPLQWRYWPEFVGLFLMLLIIIMVVTSVWRIGLGLAFHRWWPIHRWAAIIAVIAFGVHVLSVNDTFKQRLPQMLAIAALILCGLIFLWIRTRTLRNRRKPLQVAAVEDAAADALRLKLVADDPHLPAHLPGQFGFITLSSAAVSSEAHPFTIVSSPTKADGLEFIVRTSGDWTAQLKHLQPQDRVYLDGPYGLFSHLRVADSTELIMIAGGIGITPMLSMLRYMADHNDPRTITLIWSNQSPEHIVLPHTFEKLAARLNGLRIVHVMTRVAEFEGEQGRLDRPMLKRFLSDCSRNAAVFVCGPDQMMKAVRSFLVSLGFERRVVFMESFSL
- a CDS encoding YceI family protein, which gives rise to MKPMLYAIITVMAISFTVSDAAAELQKWDIDKGHSNVYFDVRHTYAMVRGKFEDYSGSVQFDADNMEMGNISLEVRTKSVNTGIANRDNHLRADEFFGVKKYPTMTFVSSGVKQKEGNQYLVEGDLTIKGKTRKVAMPFTFFGSRENPLKKGQQVAGFEARFSINRLDYGVGPGKYVEMGTIGNQVDILVTLEVVR
- a CDS encoding glycosyltransferase family 4 protein: MVKNIGFVSTRFAGLDGVSLEAGKWGDVLESEGFNCFWFAGELDKDPEKSYLAPEAHFKHPYNLWINRQVFGKTNRAASVTGSIENLKKVLKTRLQDFIDQFHIDLLIVENALAIPLNIPLGLALTELIAESQVPTIAHHHDFYWERKRLQTNAVGKYLQACFPPKHASIQHVVINSVAQKALARRCGIAAAIIPNVLDFDNPPPSRRRGYTSFLASFGLKPNQKTILQPTRIIERKGIEHAIDLVKGLQSPRYKLLISHEAGDEGWDYAARIKHYALDSGVDLRLAQKPIASPWQHARQRVNGHSLWNIYAHADFVTFPSLNEGFGNALLEAIYFKKPMLVNRYATFVSDIEPKGFDLLTMDGNLGAETVQAVRDILESPHREAEMVAHNYAVARKHFSYGVLKDRLVSVMEQTLGQQHVMQAAAVSAQRPQTDKFKIWPQVVQFAYLKN